A window from Pseudobutyrivibrio ruminis HUN009 encodes these proteins:
- a CDS encoding folate family ECF transporter S component translates to MKKLTNTKTLTAAAMLSALGIVLGFFKIPINQLIEIRFGALPIEMAGQLFGPAVAGVVGGITDIGGYLVKPTGPFFPGFTFSSIVGGIIFGLMLHNKKITFARVLATQVVYTIVVGIILNSYWLDVLYFQNGYFATIMARLPKELIMIPIMSVIYYSIVKAFGRTRIGEFAR, encoded by the coding sequence CCCTTGGAATTGTACTGGGATTTTTCAAAATACCAATCAATCAGCTGATAGAAATCAGATTTGGCGCTTTGCCAATTGAGATGGCAGGTCAGCTCTTTGGACCAGCTGTAGCAGGAGTTGTAGGAGGAATCACAGATATCGGTGGCTACCTAGTTAAGCCAACAGGTCCATTCTTCCCAGGATTCACATTTAGCAGTATCGTTGGCGGTATTATCTTTGGACTAATGCTACACAACAAAAAGATTACATTTGCAAGAGTGTTGGCAACTCAGGTTGTTTACACTATAGTAGTTGGAATAATATTAAACAGCTACTGGCTGGACGTTTTATATTTTCAGAACGGTTATTTTGCAACAATCATGGCACGACTTCCAAAGGAACTTATCATGATTCCTATTATGTCAGTGATTTATTATTCAATCGTCAAAGCATTTGGCAGAACAAGAATAGGAGAGTTCGCAAGATAA
- a CDS encoding bifunctional folylpolyglutamate synthase/dihydrofolate synthase, with product MKEYNYSQAIDFFKNMPHFIPPKGGGAKKDYFSLDAELMLLEKLDKPQDKLKYVHIAGTNGKGSTTSYLASILNEASVVTGAFTSPFLYRYNEMFKVNGEDISDADFAEVFSEVKPAYDELAADGVFVSEYEFLTVMAFIYFLKKSCEIVLLEVSMGGRMDTTNVIPAPLVSIITPISYDHMTILGNTLTEIATEKAGIIKPGTAVVSATQEREVQLVLRDTCKSKDNVPIEFVEPAKILSRDIHGQRFATSDGSQYETMMLGTYQVDNAAVAIAAARKLTEKGYHITEESIRKGIVNTKWFGRFTLLSDNPPVIIDGGHNRQGAKVLLESLEAYFPGEKVTFVLGILADKEVDVIIDTLAPIMKKCYTVAVPNPRTMEPQLLADMIQERGIAAEPLDSKSSIEDIKKESEVVCLAGSLYLISLFDKA from the coding sequence ATGAAGGAATATAATTATTCTCAGGCAATAGACTTTTTCAAAAACATGCCCCATTTCATTCCACCCAAGGGTGGAGGAGCCAAGAAAGATTATTTCTCTTTAGATGCAGAATTAATGCTTTTGGAAAAACTAGACAAGCCTCAGGATAAATTGAAATATGTTCATATAGCTGGAACAAATGGCAAAGGTTCCACGACATCATATTTAGCGAGTATTTTAAATGAGGCATCCGTTGTTACGGGTGCCTTTACTTCGCCATTTTTGTATAGATATAACGAAATGTTTAAAGTAAACGGTGAGGATATTTCGGATGCTGATTTTGCTGAGGTGTTTTCAGAGGTAAAGCCAGCCTACGATGAACTTGCAGCAGATGGAGTCTTTGTTAGCGAATACGAATTTCTGACTGTTATGGCATTTATCTATTTTCTGAAAAAGAGCTGTGAGATTGTGCTCTTAGAAGTAAGTATGGGTGGCAGAATGGATACCACAAATGTAATCCCTGCACCACTTGTATCTATTATCACTCCTATCAGCTACGACCATATGACTATACTTGGAAATACGCTAACGGAAATAGCTACTGAAAAAGCTGGAATCATAAAGCCTGGTACAGCAGTTGTAAGTGCTACCCAAGAGAGGGAAGTTCAGCTGGTATTAAGAGATACTTGTAAGTCGAAGGATAATGTTCCAATAGAGTTTGTGGAGCCTGCAAAGATTTTATCAAGAGATATTCATGGTCAGAGATTTGCTACCTCGGATGGAAGTCAATATGAAACCATGATGCTTGGCACATATCAGGTAGATAATGCAGCAGTGGCCATTGCAGCAGCAAGAAAGCTTACGGAGAAGGGATATCATATTACTGAGGAGTCCATAAGAAAAGGAATCGTAAATACGAAGTGGTTTGGCCGCTTTACATTGCTATCAGATAATCCTCCAGTGATTATTGATGGTGGACATAACAGGCAGGGAGCGAAGGTTTTATTGGAATCCCTTGAAGCATATTTCCCTGGTGAAAAGGTTACTTTTGTACTAGGAATCCTTGCTGATAAAGAAGTGGATGTGATAATAGATACACTGGCTCCAATTATGAAGAAGTGCTACACAGTGGCGGTGCCAAACCCAAGGACTATGGAGCCACAGCTGCTTGCTGACATGATACAGGAAAGAGGAATTGC